Within Methanomicrobia archaeon, the genomic segment CTCAGAATCGATCTCTTTGTCAGTGACATCACCTTTCAGCGTATGCATGAGGCGCTGCAGCGCTTCAAACGGCTGCCGCGCGCGCGAAAGGAGACGCTGCTGGGGCTTGTGCCACCGCAATTCGCGCCGATCACGGCGGTCGCGTTTTGCAACGGGCAGTTGAACGAGAGTCAAGAATCAGCAGTGCTGCAGTGCCTGGCGGCACGTGATTTCTTCCTCATTCATGGCCCGCCGGGCACCGGGAAGACGGTCACCTGTATCGAAGTGGTGGTGCAACTGGTCAGGCGCGGCAATCGGATCCTGGCGGCCGCGGACTCTAACGTCGCGGTCGACAACCTGGTGGAGCGGCTCGCTGCGGCGGGTGTGAAGGTTGTTCGCGTCGGCCATCCTGCACGCGTTATCCCGTCATTACGTGAGCGGAGCCTGGATTATCTGGTGCAGGACGATCGGGATTATGCGCATGCGCAGGAGCTGCGGGCGCGCGCACTGGAGTTGAAGACGAGCACGGACTGGGGTGTCATGCCCGAGATGCGCTGGCGCCGCGGCCTGAGCAACGAGGCGATCATAGAGCTCGCACGGCAGGGGCGATCGGTGCGCGGGATACCGGTGTCGAAGCTGAAGGGTATGCGGAAGTGGCTGACGGTGAAGCAGCAGATGGACCACCTGTTCGCTCGGGCGCGCGACCTGGAAGAGATCGCGATCAACCGTATCCTCAGGGATGCCGAGGTGGTCTGCACGACGAACAGCACGGCGGGCTCGGAGATCCTCAGTCCGGTGAAGTTCGATGTCGCGGTCATTGACGAGGCGACGCAAGCCACAGAGCCCTCGGCGTTGATCCCGGTGCTGAAGGCGAAGCGGTTCATCATGGCCGGCGACCACAAGCAGCTGCCGCCGACGGTTCTGAACGAAGCAGCAGCATGGGGCAGCCTGAGCAGGAGCTTATTCGAGCGGCTGTTGCAGGCCTATGGCGACCGGATACGGGCGATGCTCGCGATCCAGTACCGTATGAACGAGGAGATCGAGTCCTTTCCGAATCAGGAATTCTACCAGGGCAAACTGCGCGCGTTTGACACCGTGAGAGGGCGCACGTTACGGGAGCTCATCCCGGCATCCCGGGACGCGGTACTGGAGCCCGATGATCTTGTACCGTTCCTGTTCCTGGACACCCAGGGTCGTGAGCCGTACCGGGAACGAACACGGAGGGGCTCGACCTCGAAGGAGAATCCGGGCGAGGCGCGCGTGGTCCGGGGCATCGCGGAACATCTGCTGGAACTGGGACTTCGGCCCGAGGCGATCGCGATCATCTCGCCCTATGACGATCAGGTCTCGCTCATGAAATCACTGCTCAGGGTCGAAGGTCTGGAGATCAAGACGGTTGATGGGTTCCAGGGCAGAGAGAAGGAGGCGGTTATTGTCTCCTTCGTGCGCAGTAACGACCGAAGAGAGCTCGGTTTTCTGAGCGATCTGCGCCGGCTGAACGTCTCTCTTACGCGTGCGAAACGGAAACTGGTTTGTATCGGCGATGCAACAACGCTGGCGAGCAGCGGGTGCTACCGGCGGTTGATCGAGTCGGCGAAGGCACGAGGCGCGTACAGAGCAGTGGCTTGACCGCGTTCAGTCCCGGTGCTCGATCTCCACCACCTTCTTCCTGCTGCTCGCACCGGCAACGATCCGCACGTTCGCGTTGAAGTATGCGGAAAGCAGTTGAACGACCGCTTTATTAGCCCTGCCTTTTGTCGGTGCCGCTGTTACCCGCACGATGAGTGGCTCGGCCTCGATGACCTCGTCCGCTCGTGCGTTGGGAATGACCTTGATCGTCCTCGTCTCCATTACAGAAGAGGTACGAGGTGCAAGGGATTTAAAGGATAACGGTCTTGATTACAGGAGAGCAGTAATGCACGCAAGTGGGTGAACGATGGAGACAATGCTACGGGCGCATGTGGTGGTCTCCGGGCGTGTGCAGGGCGTTTACTATCGCTACGCCACCCGTGCGGAGGCGACGATGCGCGGTGTGAAGGGTTGGGTGCGCAACCTGCGGGATGGCCGTGTGGAAGCGGTCTTTGAAGGCGATATGGTGAAAGTGGAGGAGATGATCGACTTCTGTCATTACGGCACGCCGGACGCGAAAGTCTCTTCGGTCGAGGTAACCTGGGAGGAGTATACGGGCGAGTTCAAGGAGTTCTCCATTCGCTATCGATAGCGTGGCCGGTCGCGGCGTGTGCGTTCTTTCAGCCGCTGAGCCGCCTGTTCGGGAACGAGGAACTCCGGCGCGGGGTGTACGCGCGGTTTCAGGGTGCAAAGACGCTGATGAGATCGTCGCGCGTGATGACCCCGACGAGCTTCCCCTGGTCATCGACCACCGGTATGCGGTTGAAATCGCGCTTATGCATGATCCGTGCGGCATCGGAGATGGATGCTTCGGGCGTTATAGTCAC encodes:
- a CDS encoding IGHMBP2 family helicase, yielding MIDESEYIRHFAELVELERVEQMRQQEQEMRRLSGREREAQGRAFLELRGKSQDWGLCGKYLVRFRKQVTGQPLPESEIEVGDLVLVSAGGGNPWDEDNPTGTVAEKTAHTITVAFDEPPPGFVYRKDLRIDLFVSDITFQRMHEALQRFKRLPRARKETLLGLVPPQFAPITAVAFCNGQLNESQESAVLQCLAARDFFLIHGPPGTGKTVTCIEVVVQLVRRGNRILAAADSNVAVDNLVERLAAAGVKVVRVGHPARVIPSLRERSLDYLVQDDRDYAHAQELRARALELKTSTDWGVMPEMRWRRGLSNEAIIELARQGRSVRGIPVSKLKGMRKWLTVKQQMDHLFARARDLEEIAINRILRDAEVVCTTNSTAGSEILSPVKFDVAVIDEATQATEPSALIPVLKAKRFIMAGDHKQLPPTVLNEAAAWGSLSRSLFERLLQAYGDRIRAMLAIQYRMNEEIESFPNQEFYQGKLRAFDTVRGRTLRELIPASRDAVLEPDDLVPFLFLDTQGREPYRERTRRGSTSKENPGEARVVRGIAEHLLELGLRPEAIAIISPYDDQVSLMKSLLRVEGLEIKTVDGFQGREKEAVIVSFVRSNDRRELGFLSDLRRLNVSLTRAKRKLVCIGDATTLASSGCYRRLIESAKARGAYRAVA
- a CDS encoding DUF167 domain-containing protein; amino-acid sequence: METRTIKVIPNARADEVIEAEPLIVRVTAAPTKGRANKAVVQLLSAYFNANVRIVAGASSRKKVVEIEHRD
- a CDS encoding acylphosphatase, yielding METMLRAHVVVSGRVQGVYYRYATRAEATMRGVKGWVRNLRDGRVEAVFEGDMVKVEEMIDFCHYGTPDAKVSSVEVTWEEYTGEFKEFSIRYR